A genomic segment from Pirellulales bacterium encodes:
- a CDS encoding metal-dependent hydrolase: MSYYIDPHIHMVSRVTDDYETLAKMGCLAVSEPAFWAGFDRGSVDGFRDYFHQLTEFEPKRAGWYGIQHYTWLCINAKEAENVSLSRQVIAMIPEFLDRPGVLGIGEIGLNKNTRNESIVFLEHLDLAAKTNEQILIHTPHLEDKYKGTRMILDMLCGDRRIDRGRVLVDHVEEHTIRPVLEAGFWAGMTLYPVSKCTPQRAVDMVEMYGPERLLVNSAGDWGPSKPTAVPDFILAMRLRGHPQSLIRRVVYENPIKFFSQSRGFRFTPPDAPAARS, from the coding sequence ATGTCATATTACATCGATCCCCACATCCACATGGTTTCGCGCGTCACCGACGACTATGAAACCCTGGCCAAGATGGGCTGCCTGGCCGTGAGCGAACCGGCTTTCTGGGCCGGCTTCGATCGCGGCAGCGTCGACGGCTTTCGCGATTACTTCCACCAGCTCACCGAGTTCGAGCCGAAACGGGCTGGCTGGTACGGCATCCAACATTACACCTGGCTCTGCATCAACGCCAAAGAGGCCGAGAACGTCAGCCTCTCGCGGCAAGTGATCGCCATGATCCCCGAATTCCTCGACCGGCCCGGCGTGCTCGGCATCGGCGAGATTGGCCTGAACAAGAACACCCGCAACGAGTCGATCGTCTTTCTGGAGCACCTCGATCTGGCGGCCAAGACGAACGAGCAAATCCTGATACACACGCCGCACCTGGAAGACAAATACAAAGGAACGCGGATGATCCTCGACATGCTCTGCGGCGACCGCCGCATCGACCGCGGCCGCGTGCTGGTCGATCACGTCGAAGAGCATACCATCCGTCCCGTGCTGGAGGCGGGCTTCTGGGCCGGCATGACGCTCTATCCCGTGAGCAAGTGTACGCCGCAGCGCGCGGTCGACATGGTCGAGATGTACGGCCCCGAGCGGTTGCTGGTGAATTCTGCCGGCGACTGGGGACCGTCGAAGCCGACGGCCGTGCCCGACTTCATCCTGGCGATGCGGCTGCGCGGCCATCCCCAGTCGCTGATCCGCCGCGTCGTGTATGAAAACCCCATTAAGTTTTTCAGTCAGAGCCGCGGGTTTCGTTTCACCCCGCCGGACGCTCCGGCGGCCCGTAGCTGA
- the acnA gene encoding aconitate hydratase AcnA — translation MNDTTKRDAFGVRDTFESGRGRVGIYRLSKLEQAGLCRVAELPFSIRVLLESVLRNCDGYEVTERHVKDLAGWRASAVPEIEIPFKPARVVLQDFTGVPAVVDLAAMRSAIQRLGGDPKKINPLIPVDLVIDHSVQVDYFADGQALDRNVDLEFERNRERYEFLRWGQKAFDNFRVVPPAVGIVHQVNLEYLAKGVFVREDDRGPVALPDTLVGTDSHTTMINGLGVVGWGVGGIEAEAVMLGQPLFMLMPEVVGFELTGELRPGATATDLVLTVTQMLRKHGVVGKFVEFFGPGVSNMQLADRATIGNMAPEYGATIGFFPIDHETLNYLRRTGRTDDEVQLVERYAKEQGLFRTDDTPAPPFSSKLSLELGTVEPSLAGPKRPHDRVPLAGMKRSFEKALRAPVSERGFALDEAAVKRKGKIETNGHSMEIGHGAVVIAAITSCTNTSNPNVMLGAGLLARKAVAKGLKVKPYVKTSLAPGSRVVSDYLDKAGVTADLQALGFYTVGYGCTTCIGNSGPLPDPVAKAVTGGSLVVSAVLSGNRNFEGRIHPLVKANYLASPPLVVAYALAGTTDIDLLNEPLGTGNDGQPVFLGDIWPSREEVTQAVNETVLPEMFRRRYANVFDANERWNEIPVSGGDLYDWDEASTYIQEPPFLIDLPPQPGPIQPITGARVLAVLGDSITTDHISPAGSIAATSPAGLYLQEHGVEPRDFNSYGARRGNDRVMTRGTFANIRIRNQLAPGTEGGVTRHLPDGQPMTIYDASIKYKAERVPLVILAGAEYGSGSSRDWAAKGTLLLGVRAVIAVSYERIHRSNLVGMGILPLQFLPGQTWQSLGLTGEELYDIFGLDDNVQPRGKLKVRAKAADGSVKEFEAIVRIDSPVERDYYRHGGILPTVLRKLLGSAKPTASQTVGAAIDPNRSYSRQEVAAILGRSEAKVQQLWDAWDAQSGPRINYTEQTGRGPARVSTGNHIQQYLNAYGNTP, via the coding sequence ATGAACGATACCACCAAACGCGATGCCTTCGGTGTGCGCGATACCTTTGAATCAGGCCGCGGCCGGGTCGGCATCTATCGGCTCTCGAAGCTGGAACAGGCCGGGCTGTGTCGCGTGGCCGAATTGCCGTTCTCCATCCGTGTGCTGCTGGAATCGGTCCTCCGCAACTGCGATGGCTATGAGGTCACCGAGCGGCACGTCAAAGACCTGGCGGGCTGGCGGGCCAGCGCGGTCCCGGAAATCGAGATTCCCTTCAAGCCGGCCCGCGTGGTGTTGCAAGATTTCACGGGTGTGCCCGCCGTGGTCGATCTGGCGGCCATGCGCAGTGCCATCCAGCGGCTGGGCGGCGATCCGAAGAAGATCAACCCGCTCATCCCCGTGGATTTGGTAATCGACCACTCCGTGCAAGTCGATTACTTCGCCGACGGGCAGGCGCTCGATCGCAACGTCGACCTGGAATTCGAGCGCAACCGCGAGCGGTACGAGTTTCTGCGCTGGGGGCAGAAGGCGTTCGACAACTTTCGCGTGGTGCCCCCGGCCGTGGGCATCGTACACCAGGTGAACCTCGAATATCTGGCCAAGGGCGTCTTTGTGCGCGAGGATGATCGTGGTCCCGTCGCCTTGCCCGACACGCTCGTCGGCACCGACAGCCATACCACCATGATCAACGGCCTGGGCGTCGTCGGCTGGGGCGTGGGCGGCATCGAGGCCGAGGCCGTCATGCTCGGCCAGCCGCTGTTCATGCTCATGCCCGAAGTGGTCGGCTTTGAACTGACGGGCGAGCTGCGGCCCGGCGCGACGGCTACCGACCTGGTGCTCACCGTGACGCAGATGCTGCGCAAGCACGGCGTGGTGGGCAAGTTCGTCGAGTTTTTTGGGCCGGGCGTGTCGAACATGCAGTTGGCCGACCGGGCGACCATCGGCAATATGGCGCCGGAGTATGGCGCCACGATCGGCTTCTTCCCGATCGACCACGAGACGCTCAATTATCTGCGCCGCACGGGCCGCACGGACGACGAAGTGCAGTTGGTCGAGCGTTATGCGAAGGAACAGGGCCTGTTCCGCACCGACGACACGCCGGCCCCGCCGTTCAGCTCCAAGCTGTCGCTCGAACTGGGCACGGTCGAACCCTCGCTGGCTGGGCCCAAGCGGCCGCACGATCGCGTGCCGTTGGCGGGCATGAAGCGGTCGTTCGAGAAAGCCTTGCGGGCGCCGGTGAGCGAGCGCGGCTTTGCACTCGACGAAGCGGCGGTGAAACGCAAAGGGAAGATCGAGACAAACGGGCATAGCATGGAGATCGGCCACGGCGCGGTCGTGATCGCGGCCATCACGAGCTGCACGAACACGAGCAATCCCAACGTCATGCTGGGGGCGGGACTGCTGGCACGCAAGGCCGTGGCCAAGGGGCTGAAGGTCAAGCCCTACGTGAAGACGAGTCTGGCCCCCGGTTCGCGCGTGGTGAGCGATTATCTGGACAAAGCGGGCGTGACCGCCGATTTGCAGGCGCTCGGCTTTTATACCGTCGGCTACGGCTGCACGACTTGCATCGGCAACAGCGGCCCCTTGCCCGATCCTGTAGCCAAAGCGGTGACCGGCGGCTCGTTGGTGGTTTCCGCGGTTCTGTCGGGTAACCGCAACTTCGAGGGCCGCATTCACCCGCTGGTGAAGGCCAACTATTTGGCCAGCCCGCCGCTGGTCGTGGCCTACGCCCTGGCCGGCACGACGGACATCGACCTGCTCAACGAGCCGCTCGGCACCGGCAACGACGGCCAGCCGGTTTTTCTGGGCGACATCTGGCCCTCGCGCGAAGAAGTGACGCAGGCGGTGAACGAGACGGTGCTGCCCGAAATGTTCCGCCGACGCTACGCGAATGTGTTTGACGCCAACGAACGCTGGAACGAGATCCCGGTCAGCGGGGGCGATCTTTACGATTGGGACGAGGCGAGCACGTATATTCAGGAGCCGCCGTTTCTCATCGACTTGCCGCCGCAGCCCGGACCGATTCAGCCGATCACCGGGGCACGGGTGCTGGCGGTGCTGGGCGACTCGATCACGACCGACCATATCTCGCCGGCCGGGTCGATTGCGGCCACGAGTCCGGCGGGGCTTTATCTGCAAGAGCATGGTGTGGAGCCACGCGACTTCAACAGCTATGGCGCTCGCCGCGGCAACGATCGCGTGATGACCCGCGGCACGTTCGCCAACATTCGCATCCGCAACCAGCTTGCACCGGGCACCGAGGGCGGCGTAACGCGGCACCTGCCCGACGGCCAGCCGATGACGATCTACGACGCCTCGATCAAGTACAAAGCCGAGCGCGTGCCGTTGGTCATTCTGGCCGGAGCGGAATACGGCAGCGGCAGCAGTCGCGATTGGGCCGCCAAGGGCACGCTGCTGTTGGGCGTGCGGGCGGTGATCGCGGTCAGCTACGAACGCATCCACCGGAGCAATCTGGTAGGCATGGGCATTTTGCCGTTGCAGTTTTTGCCGGGCCAGACCTGGCAATCGCTCGGCCTGACGGGCGAAGAGCTATACGACATTTTCGGCCTCGATGACAATGTGCAGCCCCGCGGCAAGCTGAAGGTGCGGGCAAAGGCCGCCGACGGTTCTGTGAAGGAGTTCGAGGCGATCGTGCGGATCGATTCGCCGGTGGAGCGTGACTACTACCGCCACGGCGGAATCTTGCCGACGGTACTCAGAAAGTTGTTGGGCAGCGCCAAACCGACCGCTTCCCAAACCGTTGGCGCTGCCATTGACCCAAACAGGTCGTATAGTCGGCAAGAAGTCGCCGCTATTCTTGGGAGGAGCGAGGCCAAAGTGCAACAACTCTGGGATGCCTGGGATGCCCAAAGCGGACCACGAATCAACTATACCGAACAGACCGGCCGGGGGCCAGCGCGCGTGAGCACTGGGAATCACATTCAGCAGTATTTGAATGCGTATGGCAATACGCCGTAA
- a CDS encoding AAA family ATPase, whose protein sequence is MAETSPESLLESLIGKDSSAGDAWAALAATQPQKPTVPPKADRPADKKLDDLLGRVKQLVSPATSQTTDPASGEFLPLEPASLREARVSEGLLEALVMKFLLANGTASGRETATQVRLPFKLVDDHLHQLKNDQLLVYRDTAPMNDYVYQLTEIGRERARRYTDHSTYFGSAPVALEDYAASVRAQSLTRLRPTQADLDRAFADLLLNKRMMARLGPAINSGRGMFLYGAAGNGKTSIAERITRAFGNCIWIPRAVGVEGEILRLFDPSNHEEMPLEKADGLIDNRQIDKRWVRIKRPTIVVGGELTMSSLEVTVNSATNICESPLQMKSNCGTLVIDDFGRQRMTTDELLNRWIVPLEKRYDYLNLPNGKKIEVPFDQLVIFSTNLEPKDLVDDAFLRRIPYKIDVLDPTEEEFRQLFRIIAPKMGFVYVEEAVDHLVRAHYANRPFRCCQPRDLLLQIKNLCDFQGQTPVMSAENFDFAVENYFAVM, encoded by the coding sequence ATGGCGGAAACGTCTCCCGAAAGCCTTCTGGAAAGCCTGATCGGCAAAGATTCATCCGCCGGCGATGCCTGGGCCGCTCTGGCGGCCACACAGCCGCAAAAGCCGACCGTGCCACCCAAGGCCGACCGGCCCGCCGACAAGAAGCTCGACGATCTCCTGGGCCGGGTGAAGCAGCTTGTATCGCCTGCAACGAGCCAAACGACGGATCCGGCGTCGGGCGAATTCCTGCCGTTGGAGCCCGCCTCGCTGCGCGAAGCCCGTGTCAGCGAGGGCCTGCTCGAAGCCCTGGTGATGAAGTTCCTGCTGGCCAACGGCACCGCCAGCGGACGCGAGACCGCGACGCAGGTCAGGCTGCCGTTCAAGCTGGTCGATGACCATCTTCACCAGCTCAAGAACGACCAACTCCTCGTTTATCGCGATACGGCGCCGATGAACGACTATGTGTACCAACTCACGGAAATCGGCCGCGAGCGTGCCCGACGTTACACCGACCACTCCACCTACTTCGGTTCCGCGCCGGTCGCCCTGGAAGATTACGCCGCCAGCGTTCGGGCGCAATCGCTCACCCGGCTGCGGCCCACGCAGGCCGATCTCGACCGGGCGTTTGCCGACTTGCTGCTGAACAAACGCATGATGGCCCGGCTCGGCCCGGCCATCAACTCGGGCCGGGGCATGTTTCTCTACGGGGCAGCGGGCAACGGCAAGACGAGCATCGCCGAGCGAATCACACGGGCCTTCGGCAACTGCATCTGGATTCCCCGCGCCGTGGGCGTCGAGGGCGAAATCCTGCGGCTGTTCGATCCCAGCAACCACGAAGAGATGCCGCTGGAGAAAGCCGACGGGCTGATCGACAACCGGCAGATCGACAAGCGTTGGGTCCGCATCAAGCGGCCGACGATCGTCGTGGGCGGCGAACTCACCATGTCGTCGCTGGAGGTGACGGTGAATTCGGCCACGAACATCTGCGAGTCGCCGCTGCAAATGAAAAGCAACTGCGGCACGCTGGTGATCGACGACTTCGGCCGTCAGCGGATGACCACCGACGAACTGTTGAACCGCTGGATTGTGCCCTTGGAAAAGCGGTACGACTATTTGAACCTACCGAACGGCAAAAAGATCGAAGTGCCGTTCGACCAGCTCGTCATTTTTTCGACCAACCTCGAACCGAAGGACCTGGTCGACGACGCCTTCTTGCGGCGGATTCCGTACAAGATCGACGTGCTCGATCCGACGGAGGAAGAATTCCGGCAGCTTTTCCGCATCATTGCGCCGAAAATGGGCTTCGTCTACGTTGAAGAGGCGGTCGACCACCTGGTCCGCGCGCACTACGCCAACCGCCCCTTCCGCTGTTGCCAGCCGCGCGACCTCCTGTTGCAGATCAAGAATCTCTGCGACTTCCAGGGGCAGACGCCGGTGATGTCGGCCGAGAACTTTGACTTCGCGGTGGAGAATTACTTCGCGGTGATGTGA
- a CDS encoding DUF4230 domain-containing protein — protein MPTFHDDFVPVTGGVDLPADRLRPDVDRLRGLVLDCDLDKHIVRILALHPDLRDRFGDRDLTSLDLLAKRALLDEMNEILGIRPPSHSRP, from the coding sequence ATGCCTACATTTCACGATGACTTTGTTCCAGTGACCGGCGGTGTCGATCTTCCCGCCGATCGGCTTAGGCCCGACGTCGACCGCCTGCGCGGATTGGTCCTCGACTGCGATCTTGACAAGCACATCGTCCGGATTCTGGCGTTGCACCCCGACTTGCGCGATCGGTTTGGGGACCGGGATCTGACGAGTCTCGATTTGCTGGCAAAGAGAGCATTGCTCGATGAAATGAACGAGATTCTGGGCATTCGCCCGCCCAGCCATTCACGGCCGTAG
- a CDS encoding DUF6398 domain-containing protein: MCGTIGWVNFLDDNSKDPHMKLTAIDKAFGVGESTGQGKSKEIRTMLRIRPMDHHWTPPSRMDDNIMVWMLNVNGLVMDIRRCPSWPIILAILLSVRRSSPLAFVELR; the protein is encoded by the coding sequence TTGTGCGGCACGATTGGATGGGTGAACTTCCTCGACGACAACAGCAAAGATCCGCACATGAAGCTGACCGCCATCGACAAGGCATTCGGCGTCGGCGAAAGCACCGGCCAAGGCAAGTCGAAGGAGATTCGCACGATGCTAAGAATAAGGCCGATGGACCACCATTGGACGCCGCCGAGTCGGATGGACGACAACATCATGGTTTGGATGCTGAACGTCAACGGGTTGGTGATGGACATTCGCCGTTGCCCCAGTTGGCCGATTATTTTAGCAATACTTTTGTCCGTGCGGCGAAGCAGCCCGCTGGCGTTCGTCGAGCTGCGGTGA
- a CDS encoding plasmid pRiA4b ORF-3 family protein, whose protein sequence is MFRLKPTKKADEMYPLKLTQQQRDSLIHRTRLKNKLKERLKEAGEGTQVVSITRKELDHLDDEIPSAAVYAPGPHKKRLMAVMRKVAELIASDRPKLAGEEAPKTRKTAPKKGDVIYQFKISLLEIKPAIWRRIQIHDCTLPDLHEYIQAAFGWWNYHLHQFEIAGTTYMEPDPDGDDWGMEFEDERGILISKLLPQSGERTRWLYEYDFGDGWRHEVLFEGFPTADPKAKYPVCLEGARACPPEDCGGPWGYVDYLEAISNPKHKEHKDMLRWRGPFDPEAFDAKKATREMRKVKV, encoded by the coding sequence TTGTTCCGCCTCAAGCCGACCAAGAAGGCCGACGAAATGTACCCGTTGAAACTGACCCAACAGCAACGAGACAGCTTGATCCACCGCACTCGGCTCAAGAACAAGCTCAAGGAGAGACTCAAGGAAGCAGGAGAAGGCACGCAGGTCGTCAGCATCACCCGGAAAGAACTCGATCACCTAGACGACGAGATACCGTCCGCCGCCGTTTATGCCCCCGGCCCGCATAAGAAGCGGCTTATGGCAGTAATGCGCAAGGTCGCTGAACTCATCGCCTCTGACCGGCCGAAATTGGCCGGTGAGGAAGCGCCGAAGACCCGCAAGACGGCCCCGAAGAAGGGCGACGTGATCTATCAGTTCAAGATCAGTCTTCTCGAAATCAAGCCGGCGATCTGGCGGCGGATTCAAATCCACGATTGCACACTGCCCGACCTGCACGAGTACATCCAAGCCGCCTTCGGCTGGTGGAATTACCATCTGCACCAGTTCGAGATCGCCGGCACGACCTACATGGAGCCGGACCCGGATGGCGACGACTGGGGAATGGAATTCGAGGACGAGCGGGGCATCCTCATCAGCAAGCTGCTGCCTCAGTCGGGCGAGCGCACTCGCTGGCTTTATGAATACGACTTCGGCGATGGCTGGCGGCACGAGGTTCTGTTCGAGGGCTTCCCGACGGCCGACCCCAAGGCAAAATATCCGGTGTGCCTTGAAGGCGCACGGGCGTGCCCACCCGAAGATTGCGGCGGCCCTTGGGGCTACGTCGATTATCTGGAAGCCATTTCTAACCCCAAGCACAAAGAGCACAAGGACATGCTTCGGTGGCGTGGTCCGTTCGATCCCGAAGCCTTTGATGCAAAGAAGGCGACGAGGGAAATGAGGAAGGTGAAAGTGTGA
- a CDS encoding GNAT family N-acetyltransferase: MLHVTEINDPAELAGCRVLWKSLLAKTPGATFFQSLDWLEPYWRHFGHDQKLRVLVVRAGDETLGIVPLVVRTEKAKLGRARVLTYPLDHWGTFYGPIGAQPAATLIAALQYLRTRPRDWDLLSLRWVHRDGGDRGRTLRAMRFVGWTPLEEPGEQVPVIDMSGPWDDYWSTRDGHWRGNVARSQRRLSEQGEIDYVRYRPAGIAYGDADPRWDLFEQCLRVARQSWQAGVRHGTTLSHDSLAAYLRDAHLAAARAGGLDLNLLTVGGRPAAFAYNFHHHGHLFGLRMGYDAAVSRHGCGTVLLRRMVEDSFRRGDHTFDLGPASLDCKRHWQTSVETSYRYTHFASRAPRVQALRLKRHVQRRLAAHIG, from the coding sequence ATGCTCCACGTCACAGAAATCAACGATCCGGCAGAACTCGCGGGCTGCCGCGTCCTTTGGAAGTCGCTGTTGGCCAAAACACCGGGTGCGACGTTCTTTCAATCGCTCGACTGGCTGGAGCCTTATTGGCGGCATTTCGGGCACGACCAGAAGCTGCGCGTGCTCGTGGTCCGCGCCGGCGACGAGACCCTCGGCATCGTGCCGTTGGTCGTCCGCACCGAGAAAGCCAAACTGGGCAGGGCGCGGGTGCTCACCTATCCGCTCGATCACTGGGGCACTTTCTATGGCCCGATCGGAGCCCAGCCCGCGGCCACCTTGATCGCCGCCTTGCAATACCTCCGTACGCGGCCGCGAGATTGGGATTTGCTCTCGCTGCGCTGGGTGCATCGCGACGGCGGCGATCGGGGACGGACGCTACGGGCCATGCGGTTCGTCGGTTGGACCCCGCTGGAAGAGCCTGGCGAACAGGTTCCCGTCATCGACATGAGCGGTCCGTGGGACGACTATTGGTCGACGCGCGACGGCCATTGGCGCGGCAACGTGGCCCGCAGCCAACGCAGGCTGTCCGAACAGGGCGAGATCGACTATGTCCGTTATCGACCGGCGGGCATCGCCTACGGCGACGCCGACCCGCGCTGGGATCTGTTTGAGCAGTGCCTGCGGGTGGCACGCCAGAGTTGGCAAGCGGGCGTGCGCCATGGCACGACGCTCTCGCACGACTCGCTGGCTGCGTACCTGCGCGATGCCCACCTGGCGGCCGCACGTGCCGGCGGCCTCGATCTGAATCTCTTGACGGTGGGCGGCCGCCCGGCGGCGTTCGCCTATAACTTTCACCATCACGGTCATCTGTTTGGCCTGCGGATGGGTTACGATGCCGCGGTCAGTCGTCACGGGTGCGGCACGGTGCTTTTGCGGCGGATGGTCGAAGACAGCTTCCGCCGCGGCGACCACACCTTCGACCTTGGTCCCGCCTCGCTCGATTGCAAAAGGCACTGGCAGACGTCGGTCGAAACGAGCTATCGCTACACGCATTTCGCGTCCCGCGCCCCCCGCGTTCAAGCGCTGCGGTTGAAACGCCATGTTCAACGCCGCTTGGCGGCCCACATTGGATAA
- a CDS encoding HEAT repeat domain-containing protein — translation MPPHEGLSITFDLLARTENEAATGLLLHALESPDRHVSEAALRTLLKRHSLAGHQQLLRRLHALDPHWREILHEYRGTMSHALRDALVSSDGQSCANSCQAILWFHEYDLMPALINVLENESNPNAPLAAETALKLAELFYDDLAGTHNFRPRQDPRTLRGHLVSTLEASVMRYARHRRNEPVEAFLMLCERDNATLKQLLFDPLHASYRPVIETLTHGTRPGVLRLLLSSIDDPQAPSAALTAIAHRRDAPFVKALLRKIGSEPSATAKRNLARIEHFAWLRPNEALLDELDDAAQHSVVELVMASGMNRLEAFDIIAHLMAAGTVGGRRAAVAALAQFHGSEANNVALKALADDDPQVQSAVLSQLRERGIPGAVSLLVELAESSEPSVRQAARQSLSEFSFARYLAAFDMLEDQVRRSTGMLVRKVDPDAVPQLIEEMQALSRRRRIRALQVAEAMQVVKQLEAAVIARIEDEDHLVRLEAARALGQCDSANACLALRTAERDTSLTVREAATDSLEKLYRRRPEMALLADSIEAADNEPAVPVEQLEQAHG, via the coding sequence GTGCCGCCCCACGAAGGACTTTCGATTACATTTGACCTGCTTGCCCGCACCGAAAACGAGGCGGCGACGGGCCTGCTTTTGCACGCGCTTGAATCGCCCGATCGCCACGTGAGCGAAGCGGCCCTGCGGACGCTGCTGAAGCGCCACAGCCTGGCCGGCCATCAACAGTTGCTGCGCCGCCTGCACGCGCTCGACCCGCACTGGCGGGAAATCCTGCACGAATATCGCGGCACCATGTCGCACGCGCTGCGAGACGCACTCGTTTCCAGCGACGGCCAAAGCTGCGCCAACAGTTGCCAGGCCATCCTCTGGTTCCACGAATATGACTTGATGCCCGCACTCATCAACGTGCTGGAGAATGAATCGAACCCGAACGCTCCCTTGGCGGCTGAAACGGCCCTGAAACTGGCCGAGCTGTTCTACGACGACCTGGCCGGCACCCATAATTTTCGTCCGCGACAAGACCCGCGGACGCTCCGCGGGCATTTGGTCAGCACCCTGGAAGCCTCGGTCATGCGCTACGCGCGTCACCGCCGCAACGAGCCGGTCGAGGCGTTCTTGATGCTCTGCGAACGCGACAACGCCACCCTGAAGCAGCTTCTGTTCGATCCGCTGCACGCCAGTTATCGTCCGGTGATCGAGACCCTCACGCACGGCACGCGTCCGGGCGTGCTGCGGCTGCTGCTGAGCTCGATCGACGATCCGCAGGCGCCCTCGGCCGCGCTCACCGCCATCGCTCATCGCCGCGACGCTCCGTTCGTCAAAGCCCTGCTCCGCAAGATCGGCAGCGAGCCGTCGGCGACGGCCAAACGCAACCTGGCCCGCATCGAGCATTTTGCCTGGCTGAGGCCGAACGAGGCCCTGCTCGACGAGCTCGACGATGCCGCACAGCACAGCGTGGTCGAACTGGTGATGGCCTCCGGCATGAACCGGCTGGAAGCCTTCGACATCATCGCCCACTTGATGGCGGCCGGCACCGTGGGCGGACGCCGGGCAGCCGTCGCGGCGCTGGCCCAATTTCACGGCAGCGAGGCCAACAATGTGGCCCTCAAGGCCCTGGCCGACGATGATCCGCAGGTGCAGTCGGCCGTGCTCAGCCAATTGCGCGAGCGAGGCATTCCGGGCGCGGTTTCACTCCTGGTCGAACTGGCCGAGAGTTCCGAGCCGTCGGTGCGGCAGGCCGCCCGGCAGAGCCTGTCGGAGTTCAGCTTCGCACGCTATCTTGCCGCCTTCGACATGCTCGAAGACCAAGTCCGCCGCAGCACCGGCATGCTGGTCCGCAAAGTCGATCCCGACGCCGTGCCTCAGCTCATTGAAGAAATGCAGGCCCTTTCGCGCCGCCGACGCATTCGGGCGCTGCAAGTGGCCGAAGCGATGCAGGTGGTCAAACAACTCGAAGCGGCCGTCATCGCCCGCATCGAGGACGAGGATCATCTGGTCCGGCTCGAAGCCGCACGGGCACTGGGGCAGTGCGACTCGGCCAACGCTTGCCTGGCCCTGCGCACGGCCGAGCGCGACACGAGCTTGACGGTGCGCGAGGCAGCCACCGACAGTCTGGAGAAGCTTTATCGCCGGCGGCCGGAGATGGCACTCTTGGCGGATTCCATCGAAGCCGCGGACAACGAACCAGCCGTCCCGGTCGAACAACTGGAGCAGGCACATGGATAA
- a CDS encoding DUF3386 family protein, which produces MLNLARWLFGGLLILLLAARAQPAQAHFLFIRITPPAEGGRAAEVYFSEHATAGDPRFIDKVAHTTLWRQTTPGERLRLWFGDDDVQHPLGRLLLFDGGDFASSYRVKDRQISVVNRALGRQNMTITVLDNQRTADGHFLPRSYTVHYWDDAGGRLLRSEAIDDRWTTVGGFDLPAAHTVTVSTDVGQSVRSFTMSEHHLLAGSGGEALE; this is translated from the coding sequence ATGCTGAACCTCGCCCGCTGGCTTTTCGGTGGTCTGTTGATTCTTTTACTGGCGGCGAGAGCGCAACCCGCCCAAGCACATTTCTTGTTCATCCGCATCACGCCGCCGGCGGAGGGCGGGCGTGCGGCCGAGGTCTATTTCAGCGAACATGCGACGGCCGGCGATCCGCGATTCATCGACAAAGTGGCCCACACGACGCTGTGGCGGCAAACGACGCCCGGCGAGCGGCTGCGGCTTTGGTTCGGCGACGATGACGTGCAGCACCCGCTGGGCAGGTTGCTGCTGTTCGACGGCGGCGACTTCGCGTCGAGCTATCGCGTGAAAGACCGCCAGATCAGCGTCGTGAATCGTGCCCTGGGGCGGCAGAACATGACTATCACCGTGCTCGACAACCAGCGGACGGCCGACGGCCACTTTCTGCCGCGGAGCTACACCGTTCATTACTGGGACGACGCCGGCGGCCGGCTGCTGCGCAGTGAAGCGATCGACGACCGCTGGACGACGGTCGGTGGGTTCGACCTGCCCGCCGCCCACACCGTGACCGTTTCGACCGATGTCGGGCAGTCGGTGCGCAGCTTTACGATGTCCGAACACCACTTGCTTGCCGGAAGTGGCGGCGAAGCTTTAGAATAA
- a CDS encoding type II toxin-antitoxin system VapC family toxin, giving the protein MDVAVLDFDSSCAEEYGRRRGQLLRQGMPVGEPDVMIAAVALVHGLTLVTHNTVDFQHIPGLRLDDWLAP; this is encoded by the coding sequence CTGGATGTCGCGGTCCTCGATTTCGATTCCTCATGTGCTGAAGAATACGGGAGGAGGCGAGGACAATTGCTGCGCCAGGGCATGCCGGTCGGCGAACCAGACGTGATGATCGCCGCAGTCGCACTGGTCCACGGCCTGACCCTTGTGACCCACAACACGGTGGACTTCCAGCACATCCCCGGCCTGCGTTTGGATGACTGGCTCGCACCGTGA